A stretch of DNA from Thermococcus sp. 21S7:
TAGAGCTCTTATTCTGTCTTTAGGTGAGGGAGCATTTGGCTCTAATGCCTTAGCTTTTTCTTCATCTATTGTCGTCACTGTTATGCCAACAGCACATTTGAGTTCTCTTAGAATGTCCAAATCACGCTTAAAAATATCTGATTTTGTTAAGATCATGCACCTCACGTTGTATCTTTTGAAGAGCTGTAGAACTTTTCGTGTAATGCCAAATTGCCTCTCAATCGTTGGGTACGGATCAGAAGAGTAGGAGAGCGAGATTATAAACCTTTTATCAAATTTTCTGAGTTCCCTTTCTAGTGTAGGAAGAAGATTTTCTTTAATTCTAACCTTAAAAGCTTTGGGAATATAAGCGGTTATGTAGCAGTAGACACAGGCATGGTCGCAACCAGTAT
This window harbors:
- a CDS encoding radical SAM protein; translated protein: TGCDHACVYCYITAYIPKAFKVRIKENLLPTLERELRKFDKRFIISLSYSSDPYPTIERQFGITRKVLQLFKRYNVRCMILTKSDIFKRDLDILRELKCAVGITVTTIDEEKAKALEPNAPSPKDRIRAL